One region of Pseudomonas sp. B21-040 genomic DNA includes:
- a CDS encoding PLP-dependent aminotransferase family protein — protein sequence MQAQRAVIAAIELQPGMPLVQQIVDQLTMAINQGGLPHGAKLPPIRELSGLMNVGKSTMVDALDRLRAKGLVVSRQGSGHYVQRAINPPSAVAGPDLQPQDTLSRVRRALLLENGALRPGCGFLPASWLPAEELLKAVRATLRATTLRMGEYGEVGGYLPLREALRVKLSTVGIEAPVEQIITTSNTVQAIDLLMRLLIKPGDTVVLDDPCYFNMHANLALHGAKVITIARDCDGLDLEAFEQLLIAHRPVLYMTNSTLHNPTGHSFTAAQVYRLLELSHRYGFHIVEDDLYGDIQQKRTPRLAAGGLDTVSYVSGFSKTLTANSRVSYSVLSRPLAARMIALKMACGGVTSELAEQITCSMLNNGSYAKHTRRTVDRLYESSSRVARWLVEAGCSVSSLPGEGLFIWTRLPEGFHAETLASKGLDIDLVLAPGTLLSKAADASSFLRFNVAHSDNTQVRDRFFRLLDR from the coding sequence ATGCAGGCTCAGCGTGCAGTCATCGCCGCCATCGAACTTCAGCCAGGGATGCCGCTGGTGCAGCAGATCGTCGATCAGCTGACGATGGCGATCAACCAGGGAGGCCTGCCCCATGGGGCCAAACTGCCACCCATTCGCGAGCTCTCGGGCTTGATGAACGTGGGCAAGTCGACAATGGTCGATGCCCTTGACCGGTTGCGCGCCAAGGGACTGGTGGTCTCGCGCCAGGGTTCCGGGCATTACGTTCAGCGAGCCATCAATCCGCCGTCCGCGGTTGCCGGTCCGGACTTGCAACCTCAGGACACGCTCAGCCGGGTCCGCCGTGCACTGTTGCTGGAAAACGGTGCGCTGCGTCCCGGCTGCGGATTCCTCCCCGCCTCCTGGTTGCCCGCCGAAGAACTGCTCAAAGCCGTACGCGCGACACTTCGCGCGACGACGCTGCGCATGGGCGAGTACGGTGAAGTGGGCGGTTATCTGCCGTTGCGCGAGGCATTACGGGTCAAGTTGTCGACCGTCGGTATCGAGGCACCGGTGGAACAAATCATCACCACTTCCAACACCGTGCAGGCGATCGACCTGCTGATGCGCCTGTTGATAAAGCCTGGCGATACGGTAGTACTCGACGACCCGTGTTACTTCAACATGCACGCCAATCTGGCGTTGCACGGCGCCAAGGTCATCACCATTGCCCGCGATTGCGATGGCCTGGACCTTGAGGCGTTCGAGCAATTGCTGATTGCCCATCGCCCCGTGCTGTATATGACCAACAGCACGCTGCATAACCCGACCGGCCACTCGTTCACCGCCGCCCAGGTTTATCGCCTGCTGGAACTGAGTCACCGCTATGGTTTTCATATCGTCGAAGATGACTTGTATGGCGACATCCAGCAGAAACGCACACCGCGCCTGGCCGCGGGCGGGCTGGACACGGTCAGTTACGTCTCCGGTTTTTCCAAGACCCTGACCGCCAACAGCCGTGTCAGCTACAGCGTGTTGTCGCGGCCCTTGGCGGCCCGGATGATTGCTTTGAAAATGGCCTGTGGCGGTGTGACCTCGGAACTCGCGGAGCAGATCACCTGCTCCATGCTCAACAATGGAAGCTACGCCAAACACACCCGCCGCACCGTCGACCGCCTCTACGAATCCAGCAGCCGTGTGGCGCGCTGGCTGGTGGAGGCCGGGTGCTCGGTATCGTCGCTGCCGGGGGAAGGGTTGTTTATCTGGACCCGATTGCCCGAAGGTTTCCACGCTGAAACCCTGGCCAGCAAAGGCCTCGACATTGACCTGGTGCTGGCGCCCGGCACCTTGCTGAGCAAAGCGGCCGATGCCAGCAGCTTCCTGCGTTTCAATGTCGCGCATAGCGATAACACCCAGGTGCGGGACCGGTTTTTCCGGTTGCTTGATCGCTGA
- the cyoE gene encoding heme o synthase, producing MSFKHFIQITKPGIIFGNVLSVAGGFFLASKGHVDLAIFLAAMIGTSLVVASGCVFNNCIDRDIDLKMERTKNRVLVQGLISLKLALAFATVLGVAGVALLYKVANPLAALFAVIGFIIYVGFYSLYLKRKSVHGTLVGSLSGAMPPVIGYVAVTNSFDMAALTLLVMFSLWQMPHSYAIAIFRFNDYLAASIPVLPVKRGIQVAKKHILIYILAFLVATLMLTFSGYAGMSYLAVAAAMGMYWLYMAWTGYKAVDDTVWARKLFVFSIFTITALSVMMSLDFKVPTELLLTYAP from the coding sequence TTTCTGTGGCGGGCGGATTTTTCCTGGCCTCGAAAGGGCATGTCGATCTGGCCATTTTCCTGGCCGCCATGATCGGCACGTCCCTGGTGGTGGCTTCGGGTTGCGTGTTCAACAACTGCATCGACCGCGACATCGACCTGAAGATGGAACGCACCAAGAACCGGGTGCTGGTCCAGGGCTTGATCTCCCTGAAACTGGCCCTGGCCTTTGCGACCGTCCTGGGTGTTGCCGGCGTCGCATTGTTGTACAAGGTGGCGAACCCGTTGGCCGCGCTGTTCGCGGTGATCGGTTTCATCATCTACGTCGGCTTCTACAGCCTGTACCTCAAGCGCAAGTCGGTTCACGGCACGCTGGTGGGCAGTCTGTCGGGCGCCATGCCGCCGGTGATTGGCTACGTCGCTGTGACCAACAGCTTCGACATGGCCGCACTGACCCTGCTGGTGATGTTCAGCCTGTGGCAGATGCCGCATTCCTACGCCATCGCGATCTTCCGCTTCAACGATTACCTGGCCGCATCGATTCCGGTGCTGCCAGTGAAGCGCGGGATCCAGGTGGCCAAGAAGCACATCCTGATCTACATCCTGGCCTTCCTCGTGGCGACCTTGATGCTGACCTTCAGCGGCTACGCCGGCATGAGCTACCTCGCCGTCGCCGCGGCCATGGGCATGTACTGGTTGTACATGGCCTGGACCGGCTACAAGGCAGTGGATGACACGGTCTGGGCACGCAAGCTGTTCGTGTTCTCGATCTTCACCATTACCGCGTTGAGCGTGATGATGTCCCTGGACTTCAAAGTGCCGACCGAGTTGCTGCTGACGTACGCGCCTTAA